The Myripristis murdjan chromosome 17, fMyrMur1.1, whole genome shotgun sequence DNA segment GATCCTTCAAGAGTCTCTGTTGGATATGTGCAACTACTCCCATTGTTTTGCTGCTGGGGTCTACTGCATTCCACTGCTCCCTGTAGTTTGATACACAGTGGGACTAATGTTCCCCCTCTACTTTTACCACACACTTTCTGAACCCTCAGCATCTGAGGAAAGGAGAGCAAAGTCAGAAAAGACAGACTTTAAGGATCTGTTCAGCTTAAAATGTGTCATATCATTTACTTTCTGTTTATCACATGACTGTGCAAGAAGTACACTGATACACAGAAACTTGAAAGGGGAACTTATTAAGCCATTTCCATAGCTGAGTGGGACAGTTTTAGTTCTCAAGTGTACTTACTTTAGGCAATGCATGGCTGTGAAGGGGAATTTGTAAAGAGGGGATTAGCTCCTTAACAGACAGCCCTTTCAACTCCTCGGGCTGGTGGTATCCATGCAGATGGGCAAATGCCAAGTCACAAGTGAGGATACTGCCCTAGAAATAGCAACAAAAGTGTTTTAAGGCATTGTTTTGACACCTAGGTGAGGGTGTGATCAGGACCACTAAAAACCTATACCAGGAATATTAATTTGAATTgttaaaaaagagaataaatatTCTAAAGTAGCAAAATCGGGATTTACTTAcatcttgtgaaaatgacacaaaGGCTGATACTCTCTCCACATGCTCCAACATGACAAGCCAATGCTCTGTGCCATTATGTAGCTGTCTGTGGGTACATACTGACACAGGCACCTCTCCAGATACAGTTACAGCATCCACCTACAGGGCGAGCAAACATATCACAAAAAGAGATGCtcttaaacatgcaaaaacatattCTTACATTTGGTGGTTTAAGGAAGCAAACATatggggggagagggagggtggtCATTGCATAATTGCTATATATGctcaaacatatttttcagtcCTGCACCCGtttatttaaagtttattttactGAACATTTCATACCACTTTTCCAGACACAGTTGCAACTGTTCCATCTTCTTGTAGATACTCTTCTGTCAGTGCTCCTTCCAGGACCTGGCTGGTTTTCTTCAAAACAAAGGACAGCTTTTCCCCAATCAGCTCATTAGTGGAACATTCAAACAGTTTGCAGGCCTGCTCGTTGGCAGACAGGATCTGGAAAAGGGATAAAAACACATTGAGAGGATGAACTGTAATTGTGATGTCACATGATTGGCCAACGCAGCCCCCCATTAATTCTCAGTAACTGCTTATAAAGTACCTCTCTGGTTTTAAGGTCCACACTAAGGATGACTTTATTTGGGTTGAACACAGATGGGGATCCAGAGAGCCCAAAATCTCCAGACATTAGCTGGCTTAACAcgctctcctctgtctctgacacAGAGGCTGGGAGTGGTAGACATGCAGCTGAAATGTGGGAGCCAGAATGCAGGTTGGAGATTTGGAGGTTTCTTGTTGCTACAGAACTGCAAATGTCCAAACATTCACCTGTGGGCAAAAAATCGTGACACGTCATTagatatgcttttttttttttttttttttttttttgctatcctCACCAGTGCCAGatttttccacagcaaaacactcACCTGTCATTGACCCAGGATAACAACGACGCTGCAGTGCCAGAAGGCCCCTCTTGTGGAATGGTCGTCGAGAACATGGGTAGGATTTATTCAGGTCAAAATCATCGTCCAGGCGATCAAAGGACAAGTCGGGAACCACACAAATAGTGTCTCCTTTATCTCTGATGTTTTGGTTCACTCCGAAACGAGCCTCAGCCCACACGGACATTGCTGCTATTGGTTATCCAGCTGGGATTGGCAATACATGGCAACTATTACACAAAAGTGCAGCATATAGACAAAGTCTTGCATCATTGTAATGGGGGAGTTAGGTTAGCTTGTTAATAGGGACATTTATCCGACTGGCGCAATGCTGTTAAACATAAAAAGGTTAACGTTACATTAGCTGCTAGCGACTGCTTAACTTTTAGCCCACCTTAGTCGAAAGGTCTGCACGGCTTTACGAGTTTGATAGTTTGGTAGTGAAGTCTGACGCCAGACAAAGGAACGTAGCTGGCATTTGTTAACATTATCACCTCTGCGCTGTTTGACTAGCTAGCCGGCGCGTCTGCTACCACTAGCGACATGCTGTGTTGCCCTGTTTGGGTCGGAGAAAGCAGGGCTGCCGCTGCACCTTCAACCACTTTAACAAGTAATTGGCCTTACCGTAGCCTTAGCAAAACGGCGACACCATTCCTCCACGTTTACACTCGATAAACAAAGCCTATTCTGCTGCGTCAGGCGGCCACTTTTGTAAACCGCGGGTTTCAGGCGCGGGTCCACTTTATTCGAGGAAGTCCCCGCAGCCAATCAAATATCGCGCTTCGTAGAGTTTCCTGTAAATTATCCAATGAGCTTCTCCTGGGGGTTGACACAGCTGAGTGTTTTGGAGACCGTTTGCGTTCCTATGGAAACGAAGTTGCGAGTGCGTAAGTTTCTCCAATCAACTAATAATTGTTATGCAGATTTATGCAGTGATGGGATAAGTGATGAGAGAAGCAGCAGattacttttgtgttttttaaaggtcTAATTCTAAAAGTCTAGCgattaatgatgataataatatacAACCCGCTTCCCATATCAGCAGCGTACTTTTGTTTCTATGGTCTGTAATGTTCAACTGtaaaatagtttttgtttttttgcatttgatttaCTTGACCCAGTTAGAGGAGTTGTGtaacactgacagaaaatgtgCATGGATTTGCATGTTGAGAGCATATCACATAACAGGTAGGCTTcaagttatttatttgtatgtacaAATGTGATGAACAACACCAACAATACATGGCTGGATATGGTTCCTAagggttttatttttagttagGCTCTTCATTAGCTACATGGCTTTGTTTATAAAATCCTCAGGCTACCCCGAGGACACAGACATTTCCCCAACTTTGACTAGACAAATGTTTTAGCCACAACACAAACCCAAATTAAATGCATAAGACATTATTATCATTGACAGAAAGTCTGGCACAGTCCAAATTAAAATGGGTTTAAGGGACACAATAGGAAAGTACACTGGACTGAACTTATGcatcataaaaaatgaaaatcttgaTATATGAGGAGATGAAAATGCTTAATCTGACATACATAGCTGCTTATAAAGGAAAATAGATAACAGTCAATACAGAtgctttgaaatatttttcagttaaaCGTAGCTCTCTTGGCATTAGCAACATGATTAGGAGTAGATTTTCAGGCCATCCCATATTGAAACAATTCATCATGTTGACAAGTCAGCTCCAGTTACAAGGGATGGTGTTGGCAAATTATCCAGCCTACTGCAATCCGGCCCAGTTGAACATCATATTGAGTTTTTGCACACATCACAAACATCTAAAAAGCTAGATTTCTGGTACACTGAGTACAGTCTAGTGCATCTCCTCCTTTATCACATACAGGGACTGCACTGCCCCCAGCGTATGGGACGCTTTGGACATAAGTGCCTCTAAAGATTTCTTGTTTCACTACATCGAACCCCCAACCTGCACGTCCTTCTCCAGAACAGAAAATGGTCCATGCTATTGTCATTTGAGTATAGCTGCACAGTCATCTGTGAAATATTATTCACAGCTAATAATCTAATCTTTTGCTGCTGTGGATTTGTGGATCAGGAGTCTCTACACAGTTTTTGGAGCAGAAGAGAATTGCACATCCGTAACAATCACATCGGATCATCTAACTGTTGGTTAGATTGGTTTCAGTGGTTGGCTGAGATAGCTGTAGCATGCATGCTTTATCAAGGAGCTCGATTTACAATAATGAGTACTGGTTGATCTTCATAGGAACAAAGAGCCAAGCAGAACACCtgacacagtctcacacacacagtcatacgcTCACACAAGCAAAGTTGGGCACGTATTTATTGTGCCATGGCTGTGAGGACTGCGCTTTGATCAGCATTTGAGCATAGTTCTCAAAAAGGGATTCATCCTAATGGTGATAGTCCCTTTTGTTGTGAGGGCGATTGCCCAATATATGATCCACTTCCGAGGCGATTCCTGCTGTCATCTTTGGAATTACCTGCAGTGCACAAaaccaacacaaaacacagtttttcatttcgCCAGCTGCAAAATCATATTCTGCCACCAATGCCAGAAGAATTAATCAATAAGTATCCAGCGTTACAcagagattgtttttttgtaccTGAATGGCTCCCAGGTTCTCTGTTAGCTGGGTTGGATTGGAGGATCCCAGCAGCACTGAGCTCACTCCCTCGTTCCTCAGGCACCAGGCTACAGATTGGGAACAGGACATCGCAGGGAGTCTCATGAGCAGATGGTATTAAGGTATCTAGGTATCAGATTTTAAATTGCCAAATGCAGGAATAGAAACTGTAGGGGGGTTATTCTGCAAAGCTGCCTAACCATTTAGCCAGACAACTTTAGACAGTCTACAAAATATCTTAGGTAACTTTACTTTTAGCAATCAACATGGATGACCGAATCACATTTCTATAAACtgagcatttttgttttgtttcacattCATATCACTAACACCGGGATGCAGCTGCTTTGTATAATATCCTCTTGATGCATAGGATCGAGGATCAAAGATAACTGCTCCTTTTCCACAGTAATGCATGATATACTATAGTATTTTCACTGCTCATCTTGTCTCTTACCTATGGCTAGCTGTGGTAAAGTACATCCGAGCTTCTCAGCAATATGAGTGAGCTCCTTCAGCTTGGCCTGCTGTTTTCTCCCATCCTCACTCATTATCTTCTCCCTCAACCACTGGTATGGCTTGAGTGGCACAAAAAATGGAAACGCTGGGGTTACTCCCACATGTTTGGCAAAAGTTACCTCAGCTACATGATGTAATATTCAAGGTCAAAATCATACATGCACCTCAACATCATTCCTGCAACATATGGGTGGAATGGTTGCAATTTGTAAACTGGTCGAAAGATATTCGAGCTGTACCTTCATCGAGGCCCTGGAGGATTCTGGGACTCCGTTCTCATACTTGCCAGTGATGATTCCACAGGCCAGGGGGGACCAAGACACCACTCCCACGCCTGTGATGGGACGTGACCAGATAAGTAAGCCATCACAGGCCCAAATCTATtcaataaagtttgattttggGAGAAACTAGTTTCAAGCAGATGATGTAACGTACCTATCTTGTGGTAGAGCTCTGGCAGCTGTGTTTCCACTTTCTCCCTCTGGAAGAAGTGATACTCGGCTTGCTCGCACACCGGAGGAATTAGATTAAACTGTCGGGCCACAGAGTACGCCTCCTGAATGAATGTGACGgatgaaaatggaaagagaTCAGGTCAGGGCAAAAATGCACCTACCTTCACCCATTcagattttttcccttttccctctgtATAATATCATACTGTTGCAACAAGTTTTGACTTTATTggaaataccttttttttttttttttttagtttcattatCCTGTTCAATATTTTGCGGGGATTTCCCTTGTGAACATCAAACACTCAACCTTGTTAAAGTGCTGACATCTATAATGGAGCCCAGCTGTGTGGCATAGACAGCGCTGCAGATGCACACCTTTGCAGCTACAGTGATATTTTCATTCAGAACCATAAATTGGCCTTCACCGGTAGTAAGCTGTGTGTGAACAGACATTAGTATGAGTAATTTATGGGCTTTTCCTGTTACTCACCATGATCTCCATGGCAGACCACCGTGATGTGCCCCAGTACATGGCCATGCCCTGGTTTATCACATGTGTCATCGCTCTCACTATCTCTGCAGGGGCAAACACACCAGCAGTTATGTTCAATGTCATAAACCGGACAGTGGATGGCGCCACTAAGACAATCCTGTGCTTTCCATCCCCTCTAAGTCAAACATCAAATTCATCacttaaaatattttcacacaggaaaaaaatagatttaaataTGGGAGTTACTTTTCATCAGAGGACAAGGGGACGTTCATAGTTTTCAGTTTGAACTGCGAATTAAGGCGCAACAACAAAAGATGTTAAAAGAGGCCTCATAAGCAAGCCTGTGACTAAAGTGACCGCTCTGTAAGAAAGCCTCATTTATCAGTGAACCCACGGGCAAACAGATATTGTTTGCTGCAGGGGCAAAATGAATAGACTCTGCCAGCCTTGGGAAGTAGGCTTGCACATTTGGACTAATCATAGCAAGGAACAACTGTGGGGGCTGATGCCCACCCATGGTGACCTTTagtagtttgtgtttttgtgcctgaGGGTGATGATGGTGGGCGGAACTGAGGAATTTCAGTAGGGGTGAAATTATGGAGGTAGCGATAAAGATGCAACATATGGCAAAAAGGTGGAAATTATCCCCCAGATGAGGAATGAAGAAACTTTGTATACAATATGCAGAGGGAATCTTTAATTAGCAGAATCATATTGCAGAAAAAATTACTGTGAAATTCTTATTCCCAAGATTTCGAACCAAGGACACTTCACCGCAGCTATGACTACAATATGTGTCTCTCACATGCTGTGAACAAACCCTCTAATTATCGAGGAAAACACCAGCAAGGAGATAAGGTGAGGACATTCATGCGATTGCTTTCCTCTTTAATTGCGCTTAACAATCTAAACGGAAAACTAAAACATCTGCCCCATTAGTGAAATGCAAACACTGCATTCAAAACATAAAGCGGGGGACCGAGAACAAGGGTGAAGAGATGAGCCCACAGCACAGAggcatgtgattaaaaaaacagcgATTCCCTTTCATCAgtacttctctctctgtctctctctctctctggaccaAAATGTAGctcagtgagagacagagagcaagtgtgtgtgggtgaagcAGGTGGGAGGGTAGAGGAATAACAGTGCATCTGTTccaaaagggagggagggagtgagggagatagagaggaatggaaggacagagggaaaaaaaaaagtgaagcagTGAGAAAACCTGCATAGTTCATAAGAGTCTGTAAAAGCATAATGAATAGTCCAGCTCACAGCGGGGGGTGGATGACAACTTGAATCACAGGAATATCCCTTCTTagccactgaaatgaaaatattatgtCACTACTCTTAGCAGAACATTCCTTTCCACTAGTTAACAAGTTCAGCATCAGATGTTACTCTTGTATTGCTCAGGTGAGGAAGCCATTTTCAGCACTCATCACTGAACATTGCTGATATCACCCTACTCACACAAACCCACTGCAGTTTGTCAAGGAGGATGTGGGTGAACTCGTGGGCACGCTGCacattttgatgtgtgtgtgtgtgtacatgtgttagCACGTGCAGcctgtgtgcgtatgtgcaaGTACATTCAGGTAGTGGGTGAAAGTCTATTTGTGTGCTGAATCTATAAACCCACTGATGCAAATATGTAAATTTGCAAATGTGTCACTCTCTGCCTGGGTGTTTGCAAACATCAGCCTGTCCTTGAGCCTTCTCACAGCAGCGATACATCACTGAAGCTGAGCTGAGCCGGGAACATTAGGTCTCCTTAGCCAGCAGGTACCACAGAGTGCAGCACAGAATGTGGGAGAaaggacacaacacacacttacacaaccACATTTCTCTTGGCAGGGGGTCTTTGAGAATGTGACTTTAGCGGAAGGTGGTACTTCTCTTCTAGCTAATGCTTATCCCCCTCAAGCACACAGAGTGTAGATGTGATCTAGCATACATCAATATGTCACACCACAAGGGATTTTCAATGGATGGTGGAGCTTTTTCTTAGTTTGATCTCTTATCAAGGGAATGTGGGTTCTGAAACTGCAGCAACAAAGTAGGAGGAGTATGTCTTACTTATTGAGCTGGTGAGATTATCCTGCATGCTCTTCTTTACCACTTGGTATCTGAAAACTGAGGCGATACCCAGACATTTGGCTGGATGTCCTGACCAGATGTCGGTGTTAGGGCCGGGTTTGTGTTCAGAACGCTGTGACAATATGATTTTATTTGCTCTGCAGTGAAAAGTAGTGGGCTGGAGGGACTGATATAAAATCTGTTTATGGATGCCAGCCTGCCTTTTTGTCTACCTCTGTACTTCTCTCTAcacttcattcactctctccactgtatTTCCATATTCACTTAATTGAATGGATTCAATTTGCTGAATATTTCTTTGCCACAAATTTATAAAATTATACTGGTGACTGCATATCAACATTGTTTTGAGACTTGCAGGCTACGGTAAGGAGATTGCACTgaccactgcaaaaaatctccatcttaacaagtcattcagtcttaTGTCTCATCTTAAAAATcttgcttttttaaaacaagtgaaacaaatctgccagtgggatgggataatcccacttgtttccattgcaggctcacttgtttcaagaatatTTCTGGGtacaagcataaatatgttgaaataaggcagaatagggcaaatcagcccactagtgtcaagaaaatgaaactcGATTCAAGAAGATTCTGGAAACCAGCTgcttagcattggaaacaagtgggattatctcatcccactagcagattattattttttttttgcttcttttaagaaaaacaaagatattaaaactgaatatgagactaaacgaCTGGTTAAAATTGAAATTTTATGCTGTAAATTGCCTATTTGcctagatttttttaaaattcaaattccttTCCCACCATCtcattatattttatgtaaatatcttgAACTAACCCACATGTCAGATCGAATGCCAGCAAGTTAGATTGGCCTTTAAACCCTCCAAGCGAGACTCCCATGTCCTATCTCTGCAAATGACAGCTGCAATAGTAAAGGCCAGTGTAGGAAATTAAAGGGGATTCATAGCCTGGCAAGGACAAAGTTGAATATTCGTGATACAAGCTGGCCCCTaagtctgtccctctctctgccatACTGGATGAAAGCCAAAAGATGAAGCGAGTCAGTAACAGTAgggggaaaggaaagagaagcaTGTATACAGAAAATGACTGGGTGGGAAGGGATGGAAGGGGGTGAGGGTAACAAAGGCTGATTTTTTAGCTATGACATCACTGCTTTTGTCCTCAAGGCGACACAAGATGTCTGTCGCACAATTGCAAGTGGTTACAGTCACGCAAACATTAGAATAAAAAAGCAAGTCTCACATACGTGCATGGACAAACACCTGTTTGCTTGCTTTATGTTTACACGTGCTTCACATTAAAGAACAAGTACATACAAGTCGAGTATAAAATCATTTAGATAAGACGCTTAGGGCTTGCCTGCTTCTTTTGCATGCTCTATTGATTCTCTTAATCCTGTTTTAAGCAGTGGGAGAGAGGGGCAggcagtgtgtgggtgtgatgtAAAATGAATCGATTGGTAAGACAGAAGAAACTACAAGTCCTGCATGACTCGATGTTCACACAGACTGGGGTGGAAATATTACTAAGACATTCTGCTCAAGCAGAAAATAGAAATCACATCAACAGgtgtaaaatatataattaaaagtaagaaaaaaataactaaaaataaaaactacacaaGTGCACTTAGTAGAgagcagatctccaccaggcgtATCTCCCCTTTTCCGGGTTATAGGCTGCCctgtgtgctgagcaaaactgacagactcagcagccaattgtattgtcaaatgctttttaaaattacaaattgAATTACTGTGTCATTCAAATATAATAGTgtacagtatagaaaatataccaTAAAACCCACAAAGCCTCTTGAGTTtagctttttcttcttctgtgtgtgtgcattttactTTATTAAATACACTATACCAGTGGTCAGGAACCTATGGCTCACCCTTTCTGGCTCTTTGCCAGAAATATAATGGCTTTCGacagaatttgtttttaaaaaagagcacaaattaaaatacctCTCCCTGttcctgtccctgtgtgtgtctacttAAACTCACCCAAAAAATGAGACACATATCCTGGATTTTTTCATTCGCAATTGGAGCAAACATGGCCACAACAGGATAAAAAGACTATTAGCCTGATAGGCCTCGTGgtgtgtgaagagagagagagcagtggtcgTCCAGCGAGCAAGACAGAGGATAAAGACAGGGAGCGGAAGTAGCCAGAACAAATAGTTTtgtcatacagtcataactatgcacaaaaaaaaaatattaggctggtAGGCCTGGTagtatgcaagattagctgtggacagaaTAATGATataatgcgcacacacatagacacacacacacacacacacacacacacacacacacacacacacacacacacacacacgcacgcataccCAAACGTAATAATTCTTCCAGGcaacaaaataaagataaatttCTTAGTTGCTGACTGATTGATGATTGGCTACACAAATGTCCAATTTacaattctgcatttttttgaTATTTACTGAGAGACACAAAATATGTAGACTGTAATGGATGCGATTTAAAATGTAGACTCTAAGCACAATACTTCAGCAAAAAGACACTTAAGTAAAATGACCGACCTTTAAAAATACTCAATAAATGGCTTAATTACAGCAATGTCTGTAAATGTATTTGGTTACTTCCACCTATATAACCAatgctgtcatttttaaaatgttcaatGTACATTTAGAGGCACTATTTAGAATATATGAAGGTGGGATGATTTTGACCATGGTCACGTCGGTACCTGCAgtcccagtctctctctcctgctgatAAAAGTGATTGACCTTCAACACAACAATGTGTGAGAGCGTCCTTGCCCCACTGTGATGAAGGATGTGGAAGATGTGCatgatttttttatgatgaTTAACGAGCCGCTGGATCACCGTTGCATGAATAGCAGTAAGTAGAATGCATTCAGCCGCCCATCTACCTATCTACATGTCTATGTATCTTTTTAACTGCCCCGTATCTCGCTCTATTTCAGTCCCTATCAACCTGTCAGACTCTTGATCAATCACTCAATCAGTCAGATGAGAGCAGACTTCTCTccatcagtgtatgtgtgtgtgtgtatgtgtgtgtgtgtgtgtcagtattgCAGTAACTTTATCTAGATAGACAACTCCATCATAAGGCCGGATGGTGCTGGCTGCAGGGTTTGTCTGCCAGTCACCAGTACTACCAGTGACAGCCAGGCTCTGTGGATGGTAAGTATGACAGATTGGCCTCCCACTGCCTACTAGCTTGTcagaggagggaagaaggggAAAGGGGAAAGCTTATAGAGCCCAGTGGGGACTTCATAATTTCAGCCACACATATACTCCCCATGGTGGAAGGGGCGGCATGGGAAGATGGAAGGGGGCCAGGAGTTGGGGGTGGTAAATCAAGACACATCaaatgagagatagagagagaattCAAAGACAGAGCATTGGAAACTGGAAGagtagaaaagaaagaaatggtgaCATAGATGTGTGGGAGAGACAGTCGCAGAGTGCTGAAGGAATGGAGCGCACAGTAGGGCCTGTTTCTACTGAGACCAGCCCAAAAATACACCAGCCCCCCCCGGGGGGCCAGATAATCCTGCTTCAGAGGAACAGGGAGGCTGGGAGCGGGTGCAGCTCACAGACCCTGTGGAAACTAGCGATCccacagagagcgagagagagagaaagaaagagagagagagagagagagagagagagagagagagagagagactggtaGACAAAAATAGAGAGCAGGAGATGAGGCAAGATTGTCAGATtacttgaaatgtgtgtgtatgcgtgtgtgtgagagagagagagtgtgtgtatatgtcagGGAgagacatgtgcacacacaaagacaaacacagaaataattaaCAGGGCCGCTTTCGGTCAAAGGCAAAGGTCCACTGAGGGCAGCAGCCCTGCCAGTACTTCTCACCCTCTCAAGTTACAGAACAACATGCATTGTTCCTGCTATGACCCACCACTAGCCCCGCGGGGCCTGGTCAGCGGTCACTCACCCTCCATGGGAGTGTTGCTGTCTGGCCGATTGGCAAAAACCACATCAACATACTCCAACTGCATCCTCTGGAGGGAGCCCTTC contains these protein-coding regions:
- the kcnab1b gene encoding voltage-gated potassium channel subunit beta-1 — its product is MQVSFACTDHGLKAPRNGEHSKQNATSPNSASQARARFRTVALIARSLGSFTHRYHHNLKESTAKLTGMKYRNLGKSGLRVSCLGLGTWVTFGAQISDEVAEQLMTIAYESGVNLFDTAEVYSGGKAEIILGNIIKKKCWRRSSLVITTKLYWGGKAETERGLNRKHIIEGLKGSLQRMQLEYVDVVFANRPDSNTPMEEIVRAMTHVINQGMAMYWGTSRWSAMEIMEAYSVARQFNLIPPVCEQAEYHFFQREKVETQLPELYHKIGVGVVSWSPLACGIITGKYENGVPESSRASMKPYQWLREKIMSEDGRKQQAKLKELTHIAEKLGCTLPQLAIAWCLRNEGVSSVLLGSSNPTQLTENLGAIQVIPKMTAGIASEVDHILGNRPHNKRDYHH